From a single Candidatus Aminicenantes bacterium genomic region:
- the panC gene encoding pantoate--beta-alanine ligase — MKICRSIESLRLALAAAGGKSVGFVPTMGSLHAGHLSLVRTCRQENELAVVSIYVNPAQFGPAEDFRRYPRAAERDIALLEKERTDLLFMPDSKEIYPPGYETYVRVEGLENVLCGKSRPGHFRGVATVVLKLFNLVGPQRAYFGQKDAQQAIVIMRMVRDLNLPVQVRVLPIVRDSDGLALSSRNVYLTTEERRAALHLPRALAGAETLITSGERDAAAIRKAVAGELAKDPLVRSEYIAVVRPWDLAELEAVEPENTLIAAAILVGKTRLIDNLLLGDLSC; from the coding sequence ATGAAAATCTGCCGCTCCATCGAAAGTTTGCGCCTCGCCCTGGCCGCGGCTGGGGGAAAAAGCGTCGGTTTCGTGCCGACCATGGGCTCCCTGCATGCCGGGCACCTGAGCTTGGTGCGGACGTGCCGCCAGGAGAACGAACTGGCCGTGGTGTCCATTTACGTCAATCCCGCCCAGTTCGGCCCGGCGGAGGACTTCCGGCGTTACCCGCGCGCTGCGGAGCGCGACATCGCCTTGCTGGAAAAAGAGCGGACCGATCTGCTGTTCATGCCCGATTCCAAGGAAATATACCCCCCGGGTTACGAGACCTACGTCCGCGTCGAGGGCTTGGAAAATGTCCTGTGCGGGAAATCGCGGCCCGGCCATTTCCGCGGCGTAGCCACGGTGGTGCTCAAGCTGTTCAACCTGGTCGGCCCGCAGCGGGCCTATTTCGGCCAGAAGGACGCCCAGCAGGCGATCGTCATCATGCGCATGGTCCGCGACCTGAACCTGCCGGTCCAGGTCAGGGTCCTACCCATCGTGCGCGACAGCGACGGCCTGGCTCTCTCGTCGCGCAATGTCTACCTGACGACTGAGGAACGGCGGGCGGCCCTGCATCTGCCTCGGGCGCTGGCTGGCGCCGAAACCCTGATCACCAGCGGGGAGCGGGACGCCGCCGCCATTCGGAAAGCCGTGGCCGGCGAATTGGCCAAGGATCCGCTCGTGCGCAGCGAATATATCGCCGTAGTGCGGCCATGGGACCTGGCCGAGCTGGAGGCGGTCGAACCGGAAAACACCCTGATCGCCGCGGCCATCCTCGTCGGCAAGACCCGGCTGATCGATAATCTGCTTTTAGGAGACTTGTCATGTTGA
- the panB gene encoding 3-methyl-2-oxobutanoate hydroxymethyltransferase, whose protein sequence is MRQPDSEKRTGLSLGQKKARGEKITAVTAYDFPTARVAAEAGIDIILVGDSLGMVLQGHGNTLTVTMEEMIYHTAMVARARPPALVVSDMPYGSFHLSIEKSVENACRFVKEGGAEAVKIEGGRKRLRTIAALLDAEIPVMAHLGLTPQSVHALGGFKVQGKLREKAREIFSDAVELEKLGVFALVLESIPQELARKISETLAIPTIGIGAGPGCDGQVLVFPDLVGLTNMYLPKFVRSYADTHALWLKALRDYIRDVQSGAFPADRESYHLHKDIEEFLK, encoded by the coding sequence ATGCGCCAGCCTGATTCGGAAAAGCGGACGGGCTTAAGCCTTGGCCAGAAAAAAGCCAGGGGTGAAAAGATCACCGCCGTCACGGCCTATGATTTCCCGACCGCCCGCGTTGCCGCCGAAGCCGGCATCGACATTATCCTGGTGGGCGATTCGCTGGGCATGGTGCTGCAGGGGCATGGAAACACCCTGACGGTGACTATGGAGGAAATGATCTACCACACCGCCATGGTGGCGCGCGCCCGGCCGCCGGCGCTGGTGGTCAGCGACATGCCCTACGGGTCGTTCCACCTGAGCATTGAGAAGAGCGTGGAAAACGCCTGTCGCTTCGTCAAGGAAGGGGGAGCCGAGGCGGTCAAGATCGAGGGCGGCCGCAAGCGCTTGCGAACGATCGCGGCCCTGCTGGATGCCGAGATCCCGGTCATGGCCCATTTGGGCTTGACCCCGCAATCGGTGCATGCGCTGGGCGGATTCAAGGTCCAGGGCAAGCTGCGCGAAAAAGCCCGTGAGATTTTCAGCGACGCCGTGGAACTGGAAAAACTTGGCGTGTTCGCCCTCGTCCTCGAGTCGATTCCCCAGGAACTGGCCAGGAAGATCAGCGAAACCCTGGCCATCCCCACCATCGGCATCGGCGCCGGTCCGGGCTGCGATGGCCAGGTGCTGGTTTTCCCGGACCTGGTGGGGCTGACCAACATGTATCTGCCGAAGTTCGTCCGCAGCTACGCCGACACGCACGCCCTGTGGCTGAAAGCCCTGCGCGACTATATCCGCGACGTGCAGAGCGGCGCTTTTCCCGCCGACCGGGAAAGCTACCATCTGCACAAGGACATCGAAGAATTTCTCAAATGA
- a CDS encoding deoxynucleoside kinase, with product MNELKYIAVEGLIKSGKTELARILAEEFKSRLVLDNQGNPFLKEYYESYSANYSPLALKAQLIFLINRFNQQLEMKQKDLFQKTTVANYIFYKDGIYAHTILSDEDLDIYKRILHVFSEKIVPCGLVVYLQTSFSEMIQRIHKLGSELEKRMPSEYWREIYEAYNYYFFNYKLSPLLVVNVEKVDFENRREIDNLITEIKNHKKGISYYAPA from the coding sequence ATGAATGAGCTAAAGTATATCGCCGTGGAGGGGCTGATCAAGTCGGGCAAGACCGAGCTGGCCCGGATCCTGGCCGAGGAGTTCAAGTCCCGGCTGGTTCTGGACAACCAGGGCAACCCTTTCCTTAAGGAGTACTACGAATCCTATTCGGCGAATTACAGTCCCCTGGCCCTCAAGGCGCAGCTGATATTCCTGATCAACCGCTTCAACCAGCAGCTGGAGATGAAGCAGAAGGACCTTTTTCAAAAAACCACCGTGGCCAACTACATCTTTTACAAGGACGGCATCTACGCTCACACCATCCTCAGCGACGAGGACCTGGATATTTATAAAAGGATCCTCCATGTTTTTTCCGAAAAGATCGTCCCCTGCGGCCTGGTCGTCTACCTGCAGACCTCCTTTTCAGAGATGATCCAGCGCATCCACAAGCTCGGCAGCGAGCTGGAGAAGCGCATGCCCAGCGAGTATTGGCGGGAAATTTACGAGGCGTACAACTACTATTTTTTCAACTACAAACTGTCGCCGCTCTTGGTGGTTAACGTCGAGAAGGTCGATTTCGAAAACCGCAGGGAGATCGACAACCTGATCACGGAAATAAAAAACCACAAAAAAGGGATCAGTTATTATGCGCCAGCCTGA